The Arctopsyche grandis isolate Sample6627 chromosome 5, ASM5162203v2, whole genome shotgun sequence genome includes a window with the following:
- the LOC143911826 gene encoding uncharacterized protein LOC143911826 gives MDTLRLVLYLHVYIVFVFEVRVSSLRLVELRIPTHSVHNSWARLECKYELDPGEALYSVKWYKDGNEFYRYVPRDNPPTQVFDCHGVTVDLSNSTNASIVLGPMMFTSSGRYRCEVSGEAPLFRTVSDHGDLAVVALPDKGPVIVGSKPRYQIGDAVSVNCTSSQSKPAAKLSWFVNGDPANPALLKGPYVMETEDEMEVTSLGLEFKVRPKHFRKGDLKLKCLATIAAVYWKSNEESVQGERQKSYTKTREVASTSNSRADRVQASSVSKGVSSASWIFHSPGRLWILTLLITLHGS, from the exons TGAGGGTGAGCAGCCTGAGACTGGTGGAGCTGAGGATCCCAACCCACTCGGTACACAACAGTTGGGCGAGATTGGAGTGCAAGTACGAGCTGGATCCGGGGGAGGCCCTCTACTCGGTCAAGTGGTACAAGGATGGGAACGAGTTCTACAGATATGTGCCCAGGGACAACCCCCCGACTCAAGTCTTCGACTGTCACGGGGTTACGGTGGAC TTGAGCAATTCGACGAACGCGTCCATTGTGTTGGGTCCGATGATGTTTACTTCATCGGGGCGTTACCGGTGTGAAGTATCCGGAGAAGCACCTCTTTTTCGGACAGTCTCAGATCATGGGGATCTGGCAGTCGTCG caTTGCCGGATAAGGGACCCGTTATTGTCGGATCCAAGCCGCGCTACCAGATTGGAGATGCAGTGAGTGTGAACTGTACTTCTAGCCAGTCAAAACCGGCGGCTAAGTTAAGTTGGTTTGTCAATGGCGATCCGGCAAATCCTGCTCTTCTCAAGGGTCCTTATGTGATGGAGACTGAGGATGAGATGGAAGTCACTTCCTTGGGGCTCGAGTTCAAAGTCAGGCCGAAGCATTTTAGAAAAGGAGATTTAAAATTGAAG TGTTTAGCAACAATAGCAGCTGTTTACTGGAAAAGTAATGAAGAGAGCGTACAAGGCGAGAGACAAAAGAGTTACACAAAGACGAGAGAGGTCGCCTCCACTAGCAATTCCAGAGCAGACAGGGTTCAGGCCTCCTCTGTAAGCAAGGGAGTATCATCAGCCTCGTGGATTTTCCATTCGCCTGGCAGATTGTGGATACTAACCCTGCTCATCACCTTGCACGGCAG TTGA